The following proteins are co-located in the Massilia litorea genome:
- a CDS encoding cupin domain-containing protein → MLVNADFSQRAIVTPQHYEWVASPQPGVERVMLDRVGAEKARATSIVRYASDSTFPPHAHPGGEEILVLDGVFSDESGDFTQGWYLRNPPGSSHRPASREGALIFVKLWQMAPDDSRRVQIDTGDPSAWTRAGERSVCQLFSSEAEQVSLQRVDAGQALGLPAAGGAELFVLAGAIVVENGFHERGTWLRLPAGDQPDWKAGPEGVTFYLKTGHLSCSVGGGSAHATGP, encoded by the coding sequence ATGCTCGTCAACGCCGATTTTTCGCAGCGCGCCATCGTCACCCCGCAGCACTATGAATGGGTCGCCTCGCCCCAGCCCGGCGTCGAGCGCGTGATGCTCGACCGCGTCGGTGCCGAAAAGGCGCGCGCCACCAGCATCGTGCGTTACGCCTCGGATTCTACCTTCCCGCCCCATGCGCACCCGGGCGGCGAGGAGATCCTGGTGCTGGACGGCGTCTTTTCCGACGAGAGCGGCGATTTCACCCAAGGCTGGTACCTGCGCAACCCGCCCGGCTCCAGCCATCGGCCGGCCAGCCGCGAGGGCGCGCTCATTTTCGTGAAGTTGTGGCAGATGGCGCCGGATGACAGCCGCCGGGTGCAGATCGACACGGGCGATCCGTCGGCCTGGACGCGTGCAGGCGAGCGTTCGGTGTGCCAGCTGTTTTCGAGCGAGGCCGAACAGGTGTCCCTGCAGCGTGTCGATGCCGGCCAGGCGCTCGGCCTGCCGGCGGCAGGCGGCGCCGAGCTGTTCGTGCTCGCGGGCGCGATCGTCGTCGAGAATGGATTCCATGAACGCGGCACGTGGTTGCGTTTGCCCGCCGGCGACCAGCCGGACTGGAAGGCGGGCCCCGAGGGCGTCACCTTCTACCTGAAGACCGGGCACCTGAGCTGTAGCGTGGGCGGAGGATCCGCCCACGCTACTGGCCCTTAG
- a CDS encoding antibiotic biosynthesis monooxygenase family protein — MVLESAELLIKAGMEEEFEAALREATPLFRRARGCEGMQVQRGIENPLAYRLLVKWQTLEDHTVHFRGSEDFQAWRRLVGHCFDGAPEVTHLRTVHEGF; from the coding sequence ATGGTGCTCGAGAGTGCGGAACTGCTGATCAAGGCCGGCATGGAAGAAGAATTCGAGGCGGCGCTGCGCGAAGCGACGCCGCTGTTCAGGCGCGCGCGTGGCTGCGAGGGCATGCAGGTACAGCGCGGTATCGAGAATCCGCTGGCCTACCGTTTGCTGGTGAAATGGCAGACGCTCGAGGACCATACCGTCCACTTCCGCGGCAGCGAGGATTTCCAGGCCTGGCGCCGCCTGGTGGGCCACTGCTTCGACGGCGCACCCGAGGTCACCCATCTGCGCACTGTGCACGAGGGTTTCTGA
- a CDS encoding SOS response-associated peptidase — MCVNYRPPTPEQFGTLGAFSDLPADWRWPEETWKDYLAPILRLDADGRPSACLASYGMVPRRQIPPEIKPFDTMNARAESLGERRSFAPAWRRLQLCAVPMAWFYEPCYESGRAVRHAIGMQDESLFYVAGLWRDWPEADGTVTSSFTQITINADEHALMRRMHKPDDEKRSLVILPHDEVNDWLACTDLELARSFLRHYPAENMRDWPAPPVSRKAVETSPNFELF; from the coding sequence ATGTGCGTCAACTACCGTCCGCCCACGCCGGAACAATTCGGCACCCTGGGCGCCTTCAGCGACCTGCCGGCCGACTGGCGCTGGCCGGAAGAGACCTGGAAGGATTACCTGGCGCCGATCCTGCGCCTGGACGCCGACGGCCGCCCATCCGCCTGCCTCGCAAGCTACGGCATGGTTCCGAGGCGCCAGATTCCGCCCGAGATCAAACCCTTCGACACCATGAACGCGCGCGCCGAATCGCTGGGCGAACGGCGCTCCTTCGCGCCCGCCTGGCGCCGCCTGCAGCTGTGCGCGGTGCCGATGGCCTGGTTCTACGAACCCTGCTACGAGAGCGGGCGCGCGGTGCGCCACGCGATCGGCATGCAGGATGAGTCGCTGTTCTATGTGGCAGGACTGTGGCGCGACTGGCCCGAGGCCGACGGCACGGTCACGTCCTCCTTCACCCAGATCACCATCAACGCCGACGAGCACGCGCTGATGCGGCGCATGCACAAGCCGGACGACGAGAAGCGTTCGCTCGTGATCCTTCCGCATGACGAGGTGAACGACTGGCTCGCCTGCACCGACCTCGAACTGGCGCGCAGCTTCCTGCGCCACTATCCGGCGGAGAATATGCGCGACTGGCCGGCGCCGCCCGTGTCGCGCAAGGCGGTCGAGACTTCGCCGAATTTCGAATTGTTTTGA
- a CDS encoding NUDIX hydrolase, translated as MTTFHPHPNDDGGAVHIRNPSTPTPLSHWEDATQVATVVPGGALPAALNGIAFTPWDDAPAGAHGWSSCAAYPELAEPPFALPPGLAAAAGAVILEKDGRVWLVAPSNGFGGYAATFPKGRLDPGTSLPCACVREAFEESGLQIEIVGYLLDAKRTLTYTRYYVARRIGGSPAHMGWESQAVHLVPLAQLRQVADHPNDAQVITALERWLAART; from the coding sequence ATGACGACTTTCCACCCCCACCCGAACGACGACGGCGGCGCCGTCCACATCCGCAATCCCTCGACACCCACGCCCTTGTCGCACTGGGAAGATGCCACGCAAGTTGCGACGGTCGTCCCCGGCGGCGCCTTGCCGGCCGCGCTGAACGGGATCGCATTCACGCCCTGGGACGATGCCCCCGCCGGCGCGCACGGATGGAGCAGCTGCGCCGCCTATCCGGAGCTCGCCGAACCGCCCTTCGCGCTGCCGCCCGGCCTGGCCGCCGCCGCGGGCGCCGTCATCCTGGAAAAGGATGGCCGCGTGTGGCTGGTGGCGCCCTCGAACGGCTTCGGCGGCTATGCGGCGACCTTCCCGAAGGGCCGGCTCGATCCCGGCACCAGCCTGCCCTGCGCCTGCGTGCGCGAAGCCTTCGAGGAGTCCGGACTGCAGATCGAGATCGTCGGCTACCTGCTGGACGCGAAACGCACGCTCACCTACACGCGCTACTACGTCGCGCGCCGCATCGGCGGCAGCCCGGCCCACATGGGCTGGGAGTCGCAGGCCGTGCACCTGGTGCCGCTGGCGCAGCTGCGCCAGGTGGCGGACCATCCGAACGATGCCCAGGTGATCACGGCGCTCGAGCGCTGGCTGGCGGCGCGCACGTAG
- a CDS encoding group III truncated hemoglobin, translated as MYTELNRDAIATLVNDFYTDIRRDSVLQPVFDGAIGANWAPHLERMVDFWCSVMLSSGEFKGNVFGKHMALQGIELEHFRRWLALFEGHVRRLFQPEVADEFLLAARRIATSLQYGYFGRAELV; from the coding sequence ATGTACACCGAACTGAACCGCGACGCGATCGCCACCCTCGTCAACGATTTTTATACCGACATCCGGCGCGACAGCGTGCTGCAGCCGGTGTTCGACGGCGCCATCGGCGCCAACTGGGCGCCGCATCTCGAGCGCATGGTCGATTTCTGGTGTTCGGTCATGCTCTCCAGCGGCGAATTCAAGGGCAACGTGTTCGGCAAGCACATGGCGCTGCAGGGGATCGAGCTCGAACATTTCAGGCGCTGGCTGGCCTTGTTCGAGGGGCATGTGCGGCGCCTGTTCCAGCCGGAAGTCGCCGACGAATTCCTGCTGGCGGCGCGGCGCATCGCCACCAGCCTGCAGTACGGCTATTTCGGCCGGGCCGAGCTAGTGTAA
- a CDS encoding indolepyruvate ferredoxin oxidoreductase family protein, with product MGDIPKHAQQLSPQLDADLVYPDYRLDDNLVSETGRVFITGTQALLRMAIMQKRLDAGAGLNTAGFISGYRGSPLGAVDQEAWRASKILQEHAIEFLPAINEELGATAVMGTQQVGADPQRKVDGVFAMWYGKGPGVDRAADALKHGHTYGSSPLGGVLVVLGDDHGCVSSSMPHQSEQALMAWSMPVLNPANIEEYTEFGLYGWAMSRYSGAWVGFKAISETVEGGAVIEVRPPAPFAAKPDYVYPPDGLHMRWPDLPSLALEARTEEKLRAIAAFAAVNSVDRTIVAAPAARVGILSAGKAYLDLMEALERMDLTTARLDELGVRIYKPGLTYPLERTRLLAFAQGLEELLVVEEKGAVMEEQLKSAFYNLPPDTRPAILGKTRLDGAPLLSAIGELRPSRIAPALIGWLGPRFPALRLEQHLPAFCKADVLSNKGDAVKRTPYFCSGCPHNTSTKVPEGSRAMAGIGCHFMATWMDRSTVNLTQMGGEGVPWVAASRFTNEKHVFQNLGDGTYYHSGYLAIRQAIAARTNITYKILYNDAVAMTGGQPVDGKLTVPQILQQVVSEGAAYAVVVTDEPEKYAGVALPPGVTVHHRSELDALQRRMREMEGVTVLVYDQTCAAEKRRRRKKNKGTHVEFPDPPKRMVINPAVCEGCGDCGVQSNCLSILPLATELGRKRQIEQSSCNKDYSCVEGFCPSFVSVMGGKLKKPAAANVTLADLEAVLARHPAPLPHDFARPFELLVAGVGGTGVVTVGALITMAAHLEGKGASTLDFMGFAQKGGAVMSHVRLAASPARLNQVRIDLQQADAILACDLVVAAMPDALAVMRRDVTKVVANEREIPTAEFTGNPDAIVPKEDLLAKIHASASEAETFVLNAQDVAFDVLGDPIVANILLMGYAWQHGLIPVGLPAMMRAIELNNVAIDMNKRAFTVGRVLAADKDALVRLRRPEAQVIQFAAPKSLEEMVAFRREQLAAYQDAAYAGRYVQLVGAIEGKEREIAGSASKLPITRAVARNLYKLMAYKDEYEVARLHADPAFRKLIADQFEGDYTLQFHLAAPLVSKKRPGTGIPAKRTFGPWMMRGFEVLRHLKFLRATPFDLFGYTAERKTERALRDEYIALVQSLASGLTQHNRDAALKLAGLPEKIRGYGHVKLANLAAVQKEQAELVRQFNSPTIAIAIQRAAG from the coding sequence ATGGGAGACATCCCCAAGCACGCCCAGCAACTCAGCCCGCAGCTCGATGCGGACCTGGTTTACCCCGACTACCGCCTCGACGACAACCTCGTCAGCGAGACCGGCCGCGTCTTCATCACGGGCACCCAGGCCCTGCTGCGCATGGCGATCATGCAGAAGCGGCTCGACGCCGGCGCCGGCCTGAATACCGCCGGCTTCATCAGCGGCTACCGCGGTTCCCCGCTCGGCGCCGTCGACCAGGAAGCCTGGCGCGCGAGCAAGATCCTGCAAGAGCACGCCATTGAATTCCTGCCTGCAATTAACGAAGAGCTGGGCGCAACCGCCGTCATGGGCACCCAGCAGGTCGGCGCCGATCCGCAGCGCAAGGTCGATGGCGTGTTCGCGATGTGGTACGGCAAGGGCCCGGGCGTGGACCGTGCCGCGGACGCGCTCAAGCACGGCCATACCTATGGCAGCTCGCCCCTGGGCGGCGTGCTGGTCGTGCTCGGCGACGACCACGGCTGCGTCTCCTCGTCGATGCCGCACCAGAGCGAACAGGCGCTGATGGCCTGGTCGATGCCGGTACTGAACCCGGCAAACATCGAGGAATACACGGAATTCGGCCTCTACGGCTGGGCGATGTCGCGTTACAGCGGTGCCTGGGTCGGCTTCAAGGCGATCTCCGAGACCGTCGAAGGCGGCGCCGTGATCGAGGTGCGTCCGCCGGCGCCCTTCGCGGCCAAACCGGACTATGTGTATCCACCCGATGGCCTGCACATGCGCTGGCCCGACCTGCCCAGCCTTGCCCTCGAAGCCCGCACCGAGGAAAAGCTGCGCGCAATCGCCGCCTTTGCCGCCGTCAACTCGGTCGACCGCACGATCGTCGCCGCGCCCGCCGCACGGGTCGGCATCCTCAGCGCCGGCAAGGCCTACCTGGACCTGATGGAGGCGCTCGAGCGCATGGACCTGACGACAGCGCGCCTGGACGAGCTGGGCGTGCGCATCTACAAGCCCGGCCTCACCTATCCGCTCGAGCGCACGCGCCTGCTCGCCTTTGCCCAGGGCCTGGAAGAACTGCTGGTGGTCGAAGAAAAAGGCGCGGTCATGGAAGAGCAGCTGAAAAGCGCCTTCTACAACCTGCCGCCTGACACGCGCCCTGCCATCCTGGGCAAGACCCGCCTCGACGGCGCGCCGCTGCTGTCCGCCATCGGCGAGCTGCGCCCCTCGCGCATCGCCCCCGCCCTGATCGGTTGGCTCGGCCCGCGCTTTCCGGCCCTGAGGCTGGAGCAGCACCTGCCGGCCTTCTGCAAGGCCGACGTGTTGTCGAACAAGGGCGACGCCGTCAAGCGCACGCCCTATTTTTGCTCGGGCTGCCCGCACAATACCTCGACCAAGGTACCCGAAGGCAGCCGCGCCATGGCCGGCATCGGCTGCCACTTCATGGCGACCTGGATGGACCGTTCGACCGTGAACCTGACCCAGATGGGCGGCGAAGGCGTGCCCTGGGTCGCCGCCTCGCGCTTCACCAACGAGAAGCACGTGTTCCAGAACCTGGGCGACGGGACCTACTACCACTCGGGTTACCTGGCGATCCGCCAGGCCATCGCCGCGCGCACCAACATCACCTATAAAATCCTGTACAACGACGCGGTCGCGATGACCGGCGGCCAGCCGGTGGACGGTAAACTCACGGTGCCGCAGATCCTGCAGCAGGTCGTCAGCGAAGGCGCGGCCTATGCGGTGGTGGTCACCGACGAACCGGAAAAATACGCGGGCGTCGCCCTGCCGCCCGGCGTCACCGTGCACCACCGCAGCGAACTCGATGCCCTGCAGCGCCGCATGCGCGAAATGGAGGGCGTCACCGTCCTCGTCTACGACCAGACCTGCGCGGCGGAGAAACGCCGGCGCCGCAAGAAGAACAAGGGTACCCACGTCGAGTTCCCGGACCCGCCGAAGCGCATGGTCATCAACCCGGCCGTCTGCGAAGGCTGCGGCGATTGCGGCGTGCAGTCGAACTGCCTGTCGATCCTGCCTTTGGCGACGGAACTGGGCCGCAAGCGCCAGATCGAGCAATCCTCGTGCAACAAGGATTACTCCTGCGTCGAAGGGTTTTGCCCGAGTTTTGTGTCGGTCATGGGCGGCAAGCTGAAAAAGCCGGCCGCAGCAAACGTCACCCTGGCCGACCTGGAAGCGGTCCTGGCGCGCCATCCGGCGCCGCTGCCGCACGATTTCGCCCGCCCCTTCGAACTGCTGGTGGCCGGTGTCGGCGGCACCGGCGTGGTCACGGTCGGCGCCCTGATCACGATGGCGGCCCACCTGGAAGGCAAAGGCGCCTCGACCCTGGACTTCATGGGTTTCGCCCAGAAAGGCGGCGCCGTGATGTCGCACGTGCGCCTGGCCGCATCGCCGGCGCGCCTGAACCAGGTGCGGATCGACCTGCAGCAGGCCGACGCCATCCTCGCCTGCGACCTGGTGGTGGCCGCCATGCCGGACGCGCTCGCCGTGATGCGGCGCGACGTGACGAAAGTCGTCGCCAACGAACGCGAAATCCCGACCGCCGAATTCACCGGCAACCCGGACGCCATTGTGCCGAAGGAAGATTTGCTGGCAAAGATCCATGCCTCCGCCAGCGAAGCGGAGACCTTCGTGCTGAACGCACAGGATGTCGCCTTCGACGTGCTGGGCGACCCGATCGTCGCCAACATCCTCCTGATGGGTTACGCTTGGCAGCACGGACTGATCCCGGTGGGTTTGCCCGCGATGATGCGCGCCATCGAATTGAACAACGTAGCGATCGACATGAACAAGCGCGCCTTCACCGTCGGCCGCGTGCTGGCAGCCGACAAGGACGCGCTGGTCCGCCTGCGGCGCCCGGAGGCGCAGGTCATCCAGTTCGCCGCGCCGAAGTCGCTGGAAGAGATGGTGGCCTTCCGCCGCGAGCAGCTCGCCGCCTACCAGGACGCGGCCTATGCCGGGCGTTATGTGCAGCTGGTCGGCGCCATCGAAGGCAAGGAGCGCGAGATTGCCGGCAGCGCCTCGAAGCTGCCGATCACCCGGGCCGTGGCGCGCAACCTGTACAAGCTCATGGCCTACAAGGACGAGTACGAAGTCGCGCGCCTGCACGCCGACCCGGCCTTCCGCAAGCTAATCGCCGACCAGTTCGAAGGCGACTACACGCTGCAGTTCCACCTGGCCGCGCCGCTGGTGTCGAAAAAGCGCCCCGGCACCGGGATTCCCGCCAAGCGCACTTTCGGCCCGTGGATGATGCGCGGCTTCGAGGTGCTGCGCCACCTGAAATTCCTGCGGGCGACGCCCTTCGACCTGTTCGGCTATACGGCCGAGCGCAAGACCGAGCGCGCCCTGCGCGACGAGTACATCGCACTCGTGCAGTCGCTGGCAAGCGGCCTCACCCAGCACAACCGCGATGCGGCACTGAAGCTGGCCGGGCTGCCCGAGAAGATCCGCGGCTATGGCCACGTCAAGCTGGCCAACCTGGCGGCGGTGCAGAAGGAGCAGGCCGAGCTTGTCCGGCAGTTCAACTCGCCGACGATCGCGATCGCGATCCAGCGCGCGGCGGGCTGA
- a CDS encoding Lrp/AsnC family transcriptional regulator, which translates to MANSSLDKGALKILRELQANSRIPSAELAERVGMSTSPCWRRQKELEETGVIERYVALVNRRKVGLPVCCFLHISLTGHTEGTVKTFEDAMNVRPEVLECYEVTGTFDYTVKMVFGSMDDYHDFLHNVLVKLPGISQINTSVALREVKYETALPL; encoded by the coding sequence ATGGCAAATTCTTCCCTCGACAAGGGAGCGCTGAAAATACTGCGCGAATTACAGGCAAACAGCCGGATTCCTTCGGCCGAGCTGGCCGAGCGGGTGGGCATGTCGACCTCGCCCTGCTGGCGCCGCCAGAAGGAACTCGAGGAGACCGGCGTCATCGAGCGCTACGTCGCCCTGGTGAACCGCCGCAAAGTCGGGTTGCCGGTATGCTGTTTCCTGCACATCTCGCTGACCGGGCACACGGAGGGCACGGTCAAGACCTTCGAAGACGCCATGAACGTGCGTCCCGAGGTGCTCGAGTGCTACGAGGTGACCGGCACCTTCGACTACACGGTGAAAATGGTGTTCGGCTCGATGGACGATTACCACGACTTCCTGCACAACGTGCTCGTCAAATTGCCCGGCATCTCGCAGATCAATACCAGCGTCGCGCTGCGCGAAGTGAAGTACGAGACGGCCTTGCCTTTGTAG
- a CDS encoding MFS transporter, which yields MTTPAATVEQGIRLAGVGRFQYRLFLIFGLVWMADAMQVLSIGFSAPSIAKTFGIAVPHALETGTLFFVGMLVGAFVFGRLADRIGRRPVLMMAVLIDACFGVASAFAPDFTWLLVLRFLTGIGVGGTLPVDYTMMAEFLPSERRGRWLVLLESFWAVGTILLAVLALFALSWGDDAWRVIFFVTGIPALVGIMLRLSIPESPMYLNRSGNAEGARAVLERIARVNRRSVTIPALHPELAVKRSLGDLFAGSLRRRSIALFVAWALISIAYYGVFVYLPVKLGAAGFGFMRGQEFLIVLALVQLPGFALSAYGVERWGRKPTLVGFLLLSAAGCLCYSLGSTTAVVVGSTLLMSFALLGTWGALYAFTPEVYPTELRASGMGMAGAVARFGGLFAPMIVAPVMATHFTLSLGMLAAFLAFGAVAILCVDVESRNRALE from the coding sequence ATGACCACCCCCGCCGCGACCGTGGAGCAGGGCATACGCCTGGCAGGCGTCGGCCGCTTCCAGTACCGCCTGTTCCTGATCTTCGGGCTGGTGTGGATGGCGGACGCCATGCAGGTGCTGTCGATCGGCTTCAGCGCCCCCTCGATTGCGAAGACCTTCGGCATCGCGGTGCCGCACGCACTCGAGACGGGCACCCTGTTCTTCGTCGGCATGCTGGTCGGCGCCTTCGTCTTCGGCCGCCTGGCCGACCGCATCGGACGGCGTCCGGTATTGATGATGGCGGTGCTGATCGACGCCTGCTTCGGCGTGGCATCTGCCTTCGCCCCCGATTTCACCTGGCTGCTGGTGCTGCGCTTCCTGACCGGCATCGGCGTCGGCGGCACGCTGCCGGTCGACTACACGATGATGGCGGAGTTCCTGCCCAGCGAGCGGCGCGGGCGCTGGCTGGTGCTGCTCGAATCGTTCTGGGCGGTCGGCACCATCCTGCTGGCGGTGCTGGCCCTGTTCGCGCTGTCTTGGGGCGACGACGCCTGGCGCGTGATCTTTTTCGTGACCGGCATCCCGGCCCTGGTCGGCATCATGCTGCGGCTCTCGATTCCCGAGTCGCCGATGTACCTCAATCGCAGCGGGAATGCCGAAGGCGCGCGCGCGGTGCTCGAGCGGATCGCCCGGGTCAACCGGCGCAGCGTGACGATCCCGGCACTGCATCCGGAACTCGCCGTGAAACGCTCGCTCGGCGACCTGTTTGCGGGCAGCCTGCGCCGCCGCAGCATCGCCCTGTTCGTCGCCTGGGCGCTGATCTCGATCGCCTATTACGGCGTGTTCGTCTACCTGCCGGTGAAACTCGGCGCGGCGGGATTCGGCTTCATGCGCGGCCAGGAATTCCTGATCGTGCTGGCGCTGGTGCAGCTGCCCGGGTTCGCGCTGTCGGCCTATGGCGTCGAACGCTGGGGACGCAAGCCCACCCTGGTCGGCTTCCTGCTGCTGAGCGCCGCGGGCTGCCTGTGCTACAGCCTGGGCAGCACCACCGCCGTGGTGGTGGGATCGACCCTCCTGATGAGTTTTGCGCTGCTGGGCACCTGGGGCGCGCTCTACGCTTTTACGCCCGAGGTCTATCCGACCGAGCTGCGCGCGAGCGGCATGGGCATGGCGGGCGCGGTGGCGCGCTTCGGCGGCCTGTTCGCGCCGATGATCGTGGCGCCGGTGATGGCGACCCATTTCACGCTGTCGCTGGGCATGCTGGCCGCCTTCCTCGCATTCGGGGCGGTCGCGATCCTGTGCGTCGACGTCGAGTCGCGCAACCGCGCGCTGGAGTGA